In the genome of Opitutia bacterium KCR 482, one region contains:
- the rpmA gene encoding 50S ribosomal protein L27, producing the protein MAHKKGQGSAKNGRDSHAQRLGVKKFGDEFVLAGNIIMRQCGTKVHPGENVGIGKDYTLFALKDGIVKWDGAHRKVSVVVSE; encoded by the coding sequence ATGGCACATAAAAAAGGTCAGGGTAGCGCGAAAAACGGACGCGATTCGCACGCGCAGCGTCTCGGCGTAAAGAAATTCGGCGACGAATTTGTTTTGGCGGGCAACATCATCATGCGCCAGTGCGGCACTAAGGTTCACCCCGGCGAAAACGTCGGCATAGGCAAAGACTACACGCTGTTCGCGCTCAAAGACGGTATCGTAAAGTGGGACGGTGCGCACCGCAAGGTGTCGGTCGTTGTTTCCGAATAA
- a CDS encoding sigma-70 family RNA polymerase sigma factor, with protein MAKTTESTCSDNLLERLKGGDDVAFGELVNSHWDKIYNRANSLLDNRQDAEEVAQDTFIRARKSIGNFRGDCSISTWLYHIATNLAHNKHWYWWRRKRGESISLDTPVGDDGDMTVCDLIEGEEQNPAETAAFTEFSELLPKAIDALPQKYGEVLKLRNAEDLSYEEIASRLGLSVGTVKSRLSRAREYLREELEKLK; from the coding sequence ATGGCAAAAACAACCGAATCTACTTGTTCCGACAACCTCCTCGAACGTTTGAAGGGCGGAGACGACGTTGCGTTCGGAGAGTTGGTCAACTCCCACTGGGATAAAATCTACAACCGCGCCAACAGTCTGCTCGACAATCGGCAGGACGCCGAGGAGGTCGCGCAGGACACATTTATCCGCGCCCGCAAAAGCATAGGCAATTTCAGGGGAGACTGCTCCATTTCCACTTGGCTCTACCATATCGCCACAAATCTCGCCCACAACAAGCACTGGTACTGGTGGCGGCGCAAACGCGGCGAGTCGATTTCGCTCGACACTCCCGTCGGCGACGACGGCGACATGACTGTTTGCGACCTCATCGAGGGCGAAGAACAGAACCCCGCCGAAACCGCCGCTTTCACCGAGTTTTCCGAGCTTCTTCCCAAGGCGATTGACGCCCTTCCTCAAAAATACGGAGAGGTTCTCAAACTGCGCAATGCCGAGGATTTGAGCTACGAGGAAATCGCGTCCAGACTGGGGCTGAGCGTCGGCACGGTCAAGAGCCGCCTGTCGAGAGCCCGCGAGTATCTGCGCGAGGAACTTGAAAAATTAAAGTAA
- the rplU gene encoding 50S ribosomal protein L21, translated as MKATIKIQGKQVTVSEGDILFVNRFVNSKAGDTVEIKEVLMAGEGDGVKFGSPYIDGASVSVKILENKRGKKVVIIKKKRRKGYQRKQGHRQELSVVKVESVKA; from the coding sequence ATGAAAGCGACAATCAAAATACAGGGAAAACAGGTCACCGTCAGCGAAGGAGACATACTTTTTGTCAACCGTTTCGTTAATTCCAAAGCGGGCGACACAGTAGAAATCAAGGAAGTTCTCATGGCCGGCGAAGGCGATGGCGTCAAGTTCGGTTCGCCTTACATCGACGGCGCGAGCGTTTCCGTAAAAATCCTCGAAAACAAGCGCGGCAAAAAGGTTGTAATCATCAAGAAAAAGCGCAGAAAGGGTTACCAGCGCAAGCAGGGTCACCGTCAGGAGCTTTCGGTGGTTAAGGTCGAATCCGTAAAAGCATAA